In Nomascus leucogenys isolate Asia chromosome 8, Asia_NLE_v1, whole genome shotgun sequence, a single genomic region encodes these proteins:
- the ATXN1 gene encoding ataxin-1, producing MKSNQERSNECLPPKKREIPATSRSSEEKAPALPSDNHRVEGTAWLPGNPGGRGHGGGRHGPAGTSVELGLQQGIGLHKALSTGLDYSPPSAPRSVPVATTLPAAYATPQPGTPVSPVQYAHLPHTFQFIGSSQYSGTYASFIPSQLIPPTANPVTSAVASAAGATTPSQRSQLEAYSTLLANMGSLSQTPGHKAEQQQQQQQQQQQQQQHLSRAPGLITPGSPPPAQQNQYVHISSSPQNTGRAASPPAIPVHLHPHQTMIPHTLTLGPPSQVVMQYADSGSHFVPREATKKAESSRLQQAIQAKEVLNGEMEKSRRYGAPSSADLGLGKAGGKSVPHPYESRHVVVHPSPSDYSSRDPSGVRASVMVLPNSNTPAADLEVQQATHREASPSTLNDKSGLHLGKPGHRSYALSPHTVIQTTHSASEPLPVGLSATAFYAGTQPPVIGYLSGQQQAITYAGSLPQHLVIPGTQPLLIPVGSTDMEASGAAPAIVTSSPQFAAVPHTFVTTALPKSENFNPEALVTQAAYPAMVQAQIHLPVVQSVASPAAAPPTLPPYFMKGSIIQLANGELKKVEDLKTEDFIQSAEISNDLKIDSSTVERIEDSHSPGVAVIQFAVGEHRAQVSVEVLVEYPFFVFGQGWSSCCPERTSQLFDLPCSKLSVGDVCISLTLKNLKNGSVKKGQPVDPASVLLKHSKADGLAGSRHRYAEQENGINQGSAQMLSENGELKFPEKMGLPAAPFLTKIEPSKPAATRKRRWSAPESRKLEKSEDEPPLTLPKPSLIPQEVKICIEGRSNVGK from the exons ATGAAATCCAACCAAGAGCGGAGCAACGAATGCCTGCCTCCCAAGAAGCGCGAGATCCCCGCCACCAGCCGGTCCTCCGAGGAGAAGGCTCCTGCCCTGCCCAGTGACAACCACCGGGTGGAGGGCACAGCATGGCTCCCGGGCAACCCTGGTGGCCGGGGCCACGGGGGCGGGAGGCATGGGCCGGCAGGGACCTCGGTGGAGCTTGGTTTACAACAGGGAATAGGTTTACACAAAGCATTGTCCACAGGGCTGGACTACTCCCCGCCCAGCGCTCCCAGGTCTGTCCCCGTGGCCACCACGCTGCCCGCCGCGTACGCCACCCCGCAGCCAGGGACCCCGGTGTCCCCCGTGCAGTACGCTCACCTGCCGCACACCTTCCAGTTCATTGGGTCCTCCCAATACAGCGGGACCTATGCCAGCTTCATCCCATCACAGCTGATCCCCCCAACCGCCAACCCCGTCACCAGTGCGGTGGCCTCGGCTGCAGGGGCCACCACTCCATCCCAGCGCTCCCAGCTGGAGGCCTATTCCACTCTGCTGGCCAACATGGGCAGTCTGAGCCAGACGCCGGGACACAAGgctgagcagcagcagcagcagcagcagcaacagcagcagcagcagcagcacctcaGCAGGGCTCCGGGGCTCATCACCCCGGGGTCCCCCCCACCCGCCCAGCAGAACCAGTACGTCCACATTTCCAGTTCTCCGCAGAACACCGGCCGCGCCGCCTCTCCTCCGGCCATCCCcgtccacctccacccccaccagaCGATGATCCCACACACGCTCACCCTGGGGCCCCCCTCCCAGGTCGTCATGCAATACGCCGACTCCGGCAGCCACTTTGTCCCTCGGGAGGCCACCAAGAAAGCCGAGAGCAGCCGGCTGCAGCAGGCCATCCAGGCCAAGGAGGTCCTGAACGGTGAGATGGAGAAGAGCCGGCGGTACGGGGCCCCGTCCTCGGCCGACCTGGGCCTGGGCAAGGCAGGCGGCAAGTCGGTTCCTCACCCGTACGAGTCCAGGCACGTGGTGGTCCACCCGAGCCCCTCAGACTACAGCAGTCGTGATCCTTCGGGGGTCCGGGCCTCTGTGATGGTCCTGCCCAACAGCAACACGCCCGCAGCTGACCTGGAGGTGCAACAGGCCACTCATCGTGAGGCCTCCCCCTCCACCCTCAACGACAAAAGTGGCCTGCATTTAGGGAAGCCTGGCCACCGGTCCTACGCGCTCTCACCCCACACGGTCATTCAGACCACACACAGTGCTTCAGAGCCACTCCCGGTGGGACTGTCAGCCACAGCCTTCTACGCAGGGACTCAACCCCCTGTCATCGGCTACCTGAGCGGCCAGCAGCAAGCAATCACCTACGCCGGCAGCCTGCCCCAGCACCTGGTGATCCCCGGCACACAGCCCCTGCTCATCCCGGTCGGCAGCACTGACATGGAAGCGTCGGGGGCAGCCCCGGCCATAGTCACGTCATCCCCCCAGTTTGCTGCAGTGCCTCACACGTTCGTCACCACCGCCCTTCCCAAGAGCGAGAACTTCAACCCCGAGGCCCTGGTCACCCAGGCCGCCTACCCAGCCATGGTGCAGGCCCAGATCCACCTGCCTGTGGTGCAGTCCGTGGCCTCCCCGGCGGCGGCTCCCCCTACGCTGCCTCCCTACTTCATGAAAGGCTCCATCATCCAGTTGGCCAACGGAGAGCTAAAGAAGGTGGAAGACTTAAAAACAGAAGATTTCATCCAGAGTGCAGAGATAAGCAATGACCTGAAGATTGACTCCAGCACCGTAGAGAGGATTGAAGACAGCCATAGCCCGGGCGTGGCCGTGATACAGTTCGCCGTCGGGGAGCACCGAGCCCAG GTCAGCGTTGAAGTTTTGGTAGAGTATCCTTTTTTTGTGTTTGGACAGGGCTGGTCATCCTGCTGTCCGGAGAGAACCAGCCAGCTCTTTGATTTGCCGTGTTCCAAACTCTCAGTTGGGGATGTCTGCATCTCGCTTACCCTCAAAAACCTGAAGAATGGCTCTGTTAAAAAGGGCCAGCCGGTGGATCCCGCCAGCGTCCTGCTGAAGCACTCAAAGGCCGACGGCCTGGCGGGCAGCAGACACAGGTATGCTGAGCAGGAAAACGGAATCAACCAGGGGAGTGCCCAGATGCTCTCTGAGAATGGCGAACTGAAGTTTCCAGAGAAAATGGGATTGCCTGCAGCGCCCTTCCTCACCAAAATAGAACCCAGCAAGCCTGCGGCAACGAGGAAGAGGAGGTGGTCGGCGCCGGAGAGCCGCAAACTGGAGAAGTCAGAAGACGAACCACCTTTGACTCTTCCTAAGCCTTCTCTAATTCCTCAGGAGGTTAAGATTTGCATTGAAGGCCGGTCTAATGTAGGCAAGTAG